A genome region from Mycolicibacterium litorale includes the following:
- a CDS encoding amidohydrolase family protein, whose protein sequence is MSAPSTTLYPPEGFGAPKHRHGHSTGQVTGLPEGTEIFSADNHISVADDIFYDRFPEELKGAAPRIWYEDGAYMVGMKGKAWTGGDFGRVLMQYDDLAGAASNNIEARIRELKEDGIDKELAFPNAVLALFHYPDKSLRERVFRIYNEHIADLQERSNGHFYGVGLINWWDPKGTRSTLEELKSLGLKTFLLPLNPGKDDDGNIYDYGSTTMDAVWDEIEQAGLPVSHHIGETPPKTPCQNNSVVVGMMVNVDSFREQFAKYVFSGILDRHPTLKVGWFEGGIAWVPTALQDAEHMLASYRHMFNHELQHDVRHYWANHMSASFMVDPLGLALIDRIGVDNVMWSSDYPHNESTFGYSEKSLATVVDAVGPEDAVKIVSTNVKKFLGIG, encoded by the coding sequence ATGTCAGCACCAAGCACCACCCTCTATCCGCCCGAAGGGTTCGGTGCGCCCAAGCACCGCCACGGTCACTCCACCGGCCAGGTGACCGGGCTGCCTGAAGGCACCGAGATCTTCTCCGCCGACAACCACATCTCGGTCGCCGACGACATCTTCTACGACCGATTCCCCGAGGAGCTCAAGGGTGCGGCCCCGCGCATCTGGTACGAGGACGGCGCCTACATGGTCGGCATGAAGGGCAAGGCCTGGACCGGTGGTGATTTCGGCCGCGTGCTCATGCAGTACGACGATCTCGCCGGTGCGGCGTCGAACAACATCGAGGCGCGTATCCGCGAGCTCAAAGAGGACGGCATCGACAAGGAACTCGCCTTCCCGAACGCTGTACTTGCCCTTTTTCATTACCCCGACAAATCACTGCGCGAGAGGGTGTTCCGGATCTACAACGAGCACATCGCCGATCTGCAGGAGCGTTCGAACGGGCACTTCTACGGCGTCGGGCTGATCAACTGGTGGGACCCCAAGGGCACCCGGAGCACGCTGGAAGAGCTGAAGTCGCTGGGCCTCAAGACCTTTCTGCTGCCGCTGAACCCCGGCAAGGACGACGACGGCAACATCTACGACTACGGCAGCACCACCATGGACGCGGTGTGGGACGAGATCGAGCAGGCGGGCCTGCCGGTCAGCCACCACATCGGCGAGACCCCGCCCAAGACGCCGTGCCAGAACAACAGTGTCGTCGTCGGCATGATGGTCAACGTCGACTCGTTCCGCGAGCAGTTCGCCAAGTACGTCTTCTCCGGAATCCTCGACCGGCACCCGACGCTGAAGGTCGGCTGGTTCGAAGGCGGGATCGCCTGGGTGCCCACCGCTCTGCAGGACGCCGAGCACATGCTGGCCTCCTACCGGCACATGTTCAACCACGAACTGCAACACGATGTGCGCCACTACTGGGCCAACCACATGAGCGCGTCGTTCATGGTCGACCCGCTCGGCCTTGCGCTGATCGACCGCATCGGCGTCGACAACGTGATGTGGTCGAGCGACTACCCGCACAACGAGTCCACGTTCGGGTACTCGGAGAAGTCGCTGGCCACCGTCGTCGACGCGGTCGGCCCGGAGGACGCCGTCAAGATCGTGTCCACGAACGTGAAGAAGTTCCTGGGGATCGGATGA
- a CDS encoding M24 family metallopeptidase — translation MTTSTQSGVTQIARTGYTWLDIPAEPDFARMRAEVGARLHAAMTEQGVDALVLLGNGNVMYATGISWPLADAGLSHVERPVAVVLADDEHPHLFLPFREGAAMESGLPDDHLHGPVYLEFDEGVGEFAKTLARLIPAGATIATDELTGAMRRAGTALFPSAPIDAAPVIGAAKIVKTIDQIACIRRACQITEQAIAEIQRSLAPGARQIDLSAEFVRRTFELGATTNMFDSIWQAMPTSKAEGTWTTTGDLALPLLTTERELAQGDVLWTDVSIAYHGYCSDHGRTWIVGQDPTPAQQAQFDRWAGIVDAVLAVTRAGATCGDLGRAATAAAGGEKPWLPHFYLGHGIGTSAAEMPMIGTDLGQEWDDNFVFPAGMLLVFEPVVWEDGTGGYRGEEIVVVTEGGWMPLTAYPYDPYEVSGGN, via the coding sequence ATGACGACGTCTACTCAATCCGGCGTCACCCAGATCGCCCGGACCGGGTACACGTGGCTGGACATCCCCGCGGAGCCTGATTTCGCCCGGATGCGCGCAGAGGTCGGTGCGCGTCTGCACGCCGCGATGACCGAACAGGGTGTGGATGCGCTTGTCCTGCTGGGCAACGGCAACGTCATGTACGCCACCGGGATCAGCTGGCCGCTGGCCGACGCGGGCCTGTCCCATGTCGAGCGGCCGGTGGCGGTCGTGCTGGCCGACGACGAGCACCCGCACCTGTTCCTGCCCTTCCGCGAGGGCGCGGCCATGGAGTCGGGCCTGCCCGATGACCACCTGCACGGCCCGGTCTATCTCGAATTCGACGAGGGCGTCGGCGAATTCGCGAAGACCCTGGCCCGGCTGATCCCGGCCGGTGCGACGATCGCGACCGACGAGCTGACCGGGGCGATGCGGCGGGCCGGCACTGCGTTGTTTCCCAGCGCGCCGATCGATGCCGCCCCGGTGATCGGGGCGGCCAAGATCGTCAAGACGATCGACCAGATCGCGTGCATCCGGCGCGCCTGTCAGATCACCGAACAGGCCATCGCCGAGATCCAGCGGTCTCTCGCCCCCGGTGCGCGCCAGATCGACCTGTCCGCCGAATTCGTGCGCCGCACCTTCGAACTCGGCGCCACCACGAACATGTTCGACTCGATCTGGCAGGCCATGCCGACGTCGAAGGCCGAGGGCACCTGGACCACCACCGGTGATCTGGCGCTGCCCCTGCTGACGACCGAGCGCGAGCTGGCACAGGGAGACGTGCTGTGGACCGACGTGTCGATCGCCTACCACGGCTACTGCTCCGACCACGGCCGCACCTGGATCGTCGGTCAGGATCCGACACCGGCACAGCAGGCCCAGTTCGACAGATGGGCCGGGATCGTGGACGCCGTGCTCGCGGTGACCAGAGCCGGTGCCACCTGCGGCGACCTCGGGCGCGCGGCGACTGCGGCCGCCGGCGGGGAGAAGCCGTGGCTCCCGCACTTCTACCTGGGCCACGGCATCGGAACCAGCGCGGCCGAAATGCCGATGATCGGAACCGATCTCGGCCAGGAGTGGGACGACAACTTCGTCTTCCCGGCCGGGATGTTGCTGGTGTTCGAGCCGGTGGTCTGGGAGGACGGCACCGGCGGCTATCGCGGTGAGGAGATCGTGGTGGTGACCGAGGGCGGCTGGATGCCGCTGACTGCGTATCCGTACGACCCGTATGAGGTGTCCGGTGGGAACTGA
- a CDS encoding M24 family metallopeptidase, with protein MGTEIEADGRALRYSRRERALAQMEIHDIDILVLGRQANVRYISGAPQLWVVGTRPFGPICEFVRATGEIHLNSTWDEGIPEEIPHENLYGFAWNPMTLVGILQNIKGADTARRVGTDALTPTFAKLLPMAFPNAQLIDAEPAMQAARRIKTPEEILALRRALVVAEEGLAAGVTALGPGTTENALAGAVLEAEAAGGVSTPATQDAAWVTSKEHPWRRADGDGTVRDGDLVALAAGVLADGYVAEVARTLYVGEPTEAARALYRRRDELWDRLLEACRPGTATSGLLDAYQRAGENLPAMPVAHGLGLGFDPPVVSPSLRATAQAEPLEEGMVLAVTAYVWEEGVGAVFTRDAVLITPDGAEVLSSAPAYGEAVHG; from the coding sequence GTGGGAACTGAGATCGAGGCGGACGGCCGGGCACTGCGTTACAGCCGCCGCGAGCGCGCGCTGGCGCAGATGGAGATCCACGACATCGACATCCTGGTGCTCGGCCGCCAGGCCAACGTCCGCTACATCTCCGGCGCCCCACAGCTGTGGGTGGTCGGCACCCGGCCGTTCGGGCCGATCTGCGAGTTCGTCCGCGCCACCGGTGAAATCCACCTCAACAGCACGTGGGACGAGGGCATCCCCGAGGAGATCCCGCACGAGAATCTGTACGGGTTCGCGTGGAACCCGATGACACTGGTCGGCATCCTGCAGAACATCAAGGGCGCCGACACCGCCCGGCGAGTCGGAACCGATGCGCTGACACCGACATTCGCCAAGTTGTTGCCCATGGCGTTCCCGAACGCGCAGCTGATCGACGCCGAGCCTGCCATGCAGGCCGCCCGCCGGATCAAGACGCCTGAAGAGATACTGGCTCTGCGGCGAGCGCTCGTCGTCGCTGAGGAAGGTCTGGCCGCGGGTGTCACCGCCCTCGGTCCGGGCACCACCGAGAACGCCCTCGCCGGCGCGGTGCTGGAGGCCGAGGCCGCAGGCGGGGTGAGTACCCCGGCGACCCAGGATGCCGCCTGGGTGACGTCGAAGGAGCATCCGTGGCGCCGCGCCGACGGTGACGGCACGGTGCGCGACGGTGACCTGGTGGCGCTGGCGGCCGGGGTGCTGGCCGACGGATACGTCGCCGAGGTCGCCCGCACGCTCTATGTCGGTGAGCCGACCGAGGCCGCCCGCGCGCTGTACCGGCGCCGAGATGAGCTGTGGGACAGACTGCTCGAGGCGTGCCGGCCCGGTACGGCCACAAGCGGGTTGCTGGACGCCTATCAGCGGGCCGGTGAGAACCTGCCGGCGATGCCGGTGGCGCACGGCCTCGGACTGGGTTTCGATCCGCCGGTGGTGTCACCGAGTCTGCGGGCGACCGCGCAGGCCGAACCCCTCGAAGAGGGCATGGTGCTCGCGGTCACCGCCTACGTGTGGGAGGAGGGTGTCGGTGCGGTGTTCACCCGGGATGCGGTCCTGATCACCCCCGACGGCGCCGAGGTGTTGTCGTCCGCCCCGGCTTACGGTGAGGCCGTTCATGGCTGA
- a CDS encoding enoyl-CoA hydratase/isomerase family protein, which yields MADRPSPEEIILYAKDPKTKIATITFNRPEFLNAPTSAARLRYADLLRAVTVDNDVKVVVIRGVGANLGSGADLPEFMEGNDNPKARLAELRLEDDGVGEVTYPPKGSFRNGATISAWYANVAAGNRPLQECKKISIVEAKGYCYGWHFYQAADADIVISSDDALFGHPSFRYYGWGPRMWTWVQMMGLRKFQEMVFTGRPFTAEEMYQCNFLNRVVPREDLEAETAKYASACARNRPTDTIFQQKVFFEVFKQYQGEYMGSLLSAFFESMGGQIQHDEDDMDMHAAIDSGLADAVNDNDDKFPPDFRLSKSNRAKTD from the coding sequence ATGGCTGACCGGCCGTCACCGGAAGAGATCATTCTCTACGCGAAGGACCCGAAGACCAAGATCGCGACGATCACCTTCAACCGGCCGGAGTTCCTCAACGCGCCGACGTCGGCGGCCCGGCTGCGCTACGCCGATCTGCTGCGCGCCGTCACCGTCGACAACGACGTCAAGGTGGTGGTGATCCGCGGCGTCGGCGCCAATCTCGGCAGCGGTGCGGACCTCCCGGAGTTCATGGAGGGCAACGACAACCCCAAGGCGCGGCTGGCCGAACTGCGGCTGGAGGACGACGGCGTGGGAGAGGTGACCTACCCGCCGAAGGGCTCGTTCCGCAACGGCGCGACGATCAGCGCCTGGTACGCCAACGTGGCCGCCGGCAACCGGCCGCTGCAGGAGTGCAAGAAGATCAGCATCGTCGAGGCCAAGGGCTACTGCTACGGCTGGCACTTCTACCAGGCCGCCGACGCCGACATCGTGATCTCCAGCGATGACGCCCTGTTCGGTCACCCGTCGTTCCGGTATTACGGCTGGGGACCGCGGATGTGGACCTGGGTGCAGATGATGGGACTGCGCAAGTTCCAGGAGATGGTGTTCACCGGGCGGCCGTTCACCGCCGAGGAGATGTACCAGTGCAATTTCCTCAACCGGGTGGTGCCGCGGGAGGACCTCGAGGCCGAGACCGCGAAGTACGCATCGGCGTGCGCACGAAACCGGCCGACCGACACCATCTTTCAGCAGAAGGTCTTCTTCGAGGTGTTCAAGCAGTACCAGGGTGAGTACATGGGCAGCCTGCTCAGCGCGTTCTTCGAATCGATGGGCGGCCAGATCCAGCACGACGAGGACGACATGGACATGCACGCGGCGATCGACAGCGGCCTGGCCGACGCGGTGAACGACAACGACGACAAGTTCCCGCCCGACTTCCGGCTGTCCAAGTCGAACCGCGCGAAGACGGACTAG
- a CDS encoding CaiB/BaiF CoA transferase family protein, whose amino-acid sequence MPADEAAPPLDGFRVVDLSTGIAGAYCTKLFADGGAEVVKVESPEGDPLRGWSASGADTGGDGALFSYLACSKRSVVADPADSSDSAFVDDLLASAEAVVWSRGSAVAGHPDFTAAAIHARHPGLIVTAITPFGLDGPWTDRAATEFTLQAWSGGIVGLGRGAPDRAPVYVGGQIGEYLAGAYASAATLAARRRGVGELIDLSMLETQILGLTYYPVTYHQMLGRPWRDARKLTVPGIARAKDGLVDIGCGTAQQWFDLCAMTGHEDWIDEDSPLSITQQANEKAEELYAWVADQTVDEIRDLASAFRIPNAPVANGENVTALDHYVERGSFGTNPRDGFTQPGPPYRLTPAVLRAPEPAPRLGEHTDAYRRNRIPGPRGDSLAAGNAVSRDALPFEGLRVLDLTTFWAGPSCTHILALLGAEVIHVESTRRPDGTRLIAGIPATEPRWWERSPIFSGLNTSKKGLTLDLHTPRGRELLNRLIATSEVVVENFTPRVLDHLGLDFAAVQALRPDAVMVRMPGFGLDGPWRDNPAFAYVIEAAAGISWLTGYPDRNPYEPYSVGDPNAGIHALNGLLLALEHRRRTGEGVLVEAAMVDAALNVAAEQVIEYTAYGALLGRAGNRGPLAAPQNLYLSMDIDEFGRLDSWVAIAVTGDAEWAALCEAIGAADWAADPTLAGADGRRAAHDHIDERLSQWCAQRSADNIVECLWPAGVPVAKVMQPHRQTELTQLAHRGFFEEVGHPVNPATPHSSLPFRLSSGPQRFHRDPAPLLGQHTEELLAELGLTADEIARLAADKVIGHTV is encoded by the coding sequence ATGCCCGCCGATGAGGCCGCCCCGCCGCTCGACGGCTTTCGGGTCGTCGACCTGTCGACCGGTATCGCGGGCGCATACTGCACGAAACTGTTCGCCGACGGCGGCGCCGAGGTGGTGAAAGTCGAGTCACCCGAGGGCGACCCCTTGCGCGGGTGGTCGGCGTCCGGCGCCGACACCGGTGGTGACGGTGCGCTGTTCTCGTACCTGGCCTGCTCGAAGCGCAGCGTGGTGGCCGACCCCGCCGATTCCTCGGACTCCGCGTTCGTCGACGACCTGCTGGCGTCGGCCGAGGCGGTGGTGTGGTCGCGCGGTTCGGCGGTCGCCGGGCATCCCGACTTCACCGCCGCGGCGATCCACGCCCGCCATCCCGGCTTGATCGTCACGGCCATCACGCCCTTCGGGCTCGACGGACCATGGACCGACCGTGCGGCCACCGAATTCACGCTGCAGGCCTGGTCGGGCGGGATCGTCGGGCTGGGGCGGGGCGCGCCGGACCGGGCGCCGGTGTACGTCGGCGGACAGATCGGTGAGTACCTCGCCGGTGCGTACGCGAGCGCCGCCACGCTGGCCGCCCGGCGCCGCGGCGTCGGCGAGCTGATCGATCTGTCGATGCTCGAGACCCAGATCCTCGGGCTGACCTACTACCCGGTGACCTACCACCAGATGCTGGGCCGGCCGTGGCGCGACGCCCGCAAGCTGACCGTGCCCGGCATCGCTCGCGCCAAGGACGGGCTGGTCGACATCGGTTGCGGCACCGCACAACAGTGGTTCGACCTGTGCGCGATGACCGGACACGAGGACTGGATCGACGAGGACTCTCCGCTGTCGATCACCCAGCAGGCCAACGAGAAGGCCGAAGAGCTCTACGCCTGGGTCGCCGACCAGACCGTCGACGAGATCCGCGACCTGGCATCGGCGTTCCGCATCCCCAACGCGCCGGTCGCCAACGGCGAGAACGTCACCGCGCTCGACCACTACGTCGAGCGGGGATCATTCGGCACCAACCCCCGCGACGGCTTCACCCAGCCCGGCCCGCCCTACCGGCTCACGCCCGCGGTGCTGCGCGCTCCAGAGCCCGCGCCCCGGTTGGGCGAGCACACCGACGCCTACCGCCGAAACCGCATTCCCGGTCCTCGAGGTGACAGCTTGGCAGCCGGGAATGCGGTTTCGCGCGACGCGCTGCCGTTCGAGGGCCTGCGGGTGCTGGACCTCACGACATTCTGGGCCGGCCCCTCGTGCACCCACATCCTGGCGCTGCTCGGCGCCGAGGTCATCCACGTCGAGTCGACGCGGCGTCCCGACGGCACCCGGCTGATCGCCGGAATCCCCGCCACCGAGCCACGGTGGTGGGAGCGCTCGCCGATCTTCTCCGGCCTGAACACCAGCAAGAAGGGCCTGACCCTCGACCTGCACACCCCTCGCGGACGAGAGCTGCTCAACCGGTTGATCGCGACGTCGGAGGTGGTGGTCGAGAACTTCACGCCCCGGGTGCTCGACCACCTCGGCCTCGACTTCGCCGCCGTGCAGGCGCTTCGGCCCGACGCGGTCATGGTCCGGATGCCCGGTTTCGGCCTCGACGGTCCGTGGCGCGACAACCCGGCGTTCGCCTACGTCATCGAGGCCGCCGCCGGGATCAGCTGGCTCACCGGCTATCCCGACCGCAACCCGTACGAGCCCTACTCCGTCGGCGACCCCAACGCGGGTATCCACGCGCTCAACGGGCTGCTGCTCGCGCTCGAACACCGGCGGCGCACCGGCGAAGGCGTACTGGTGGAGGCCGCGATGGTGGACGCGGCCCTCAACGTCGCGGCCGAACAGGTCATCGAGTACACCGCCTACGGTGCGCTGCTGGGCCGGGCCGGTAACCGCGGACCGCTGGCCGCACCGCAGAACCTGTATCTCAGCATGGACATCGACGAGTTCGGCCGTCTCGACAGCTGGGTGGCGATCGCGGTGACCGGCGACGCCGAGTGGGCGGCGCTGTGCGAAGCGATCGGCGCCGCGGACTGGGCCGCCGACCCCACCCTGGCCGGCGCGGACGGCCGGCGCGCCGCCCACGACCACATCGACGAGCGTCTCTCCCAGTGGTGCGCGCAGCGCAGCGCCGACAACATCGTCGAATGTCTCTGGCCTGCGGGCGTTCCGGTCGCCAAGGTGATGCAGCCTCACCGGCAGACCGAACTGACCCAGCTCGCCCACCGCGGGTTCTTCGAAGAGGTCGGGCACCCGGTCAATCCGGCCACCCCGCACAGTTCGCTGCCGTTCCGCCTGTCGTCCGGACCGCAGCGCTTCCACCGCGATCCGGCGCCTTTGCTCGGCCAGCACACCGAGGAGCTGCTCGCCGAACTCGGGCTCACCGCCGACGAGATCGCCCGACTCGCCGCCGACAAGGTGATCGGCCACACGGTCTGA
- a CDS encoding SDR family NAD(P)-dependent oxidoreductase, with amino-acid sequence MSIDPSGILLTGRVAVVTGGGTGIGLGIAAGLAAFGARVAIWERDAESCAAAAEAVGGLGVVTDVRESAAVSAALDRTAAELGTVTILVNNAGGTFASPLLETSENGWDALYKANLRHVMLCTQRVAQHMVAAGVGGSVISVTSIEGVRAAPGYAAYAAAKAGVINYTQTAAFELAPHGIRVNALAPDVIVTEGLMALSPAGLPAGIGDAIPMGRPGTVDEMAGAAVFLASDLASYITGQTLHVDGGTHSAGGWYRHPGTGAATLGPG; translated from the coding sequence ATGTCGATCGACCCCTCCGGCATCCTGCTCACCGGCCGCGTCGCCGTGGTCACCGGCGGCGGCACCGGTATCGGCCTCGGCATCGCCGCGGGGCTAGCCGCCTTCGGCGCCAGGGTGGCGATCTGGGAGCGCGACGCCGAAAGCTGCGCGGCCGCAGCCGAAGCGGTCGGGGGTCTCGGCGTCGTCACCGACGTGCGTGAGAGCGCCGCGGTGTCGGCGGCGCTCGACCGCACCGCCGCCGAACTCGGCACCGTGACGATCCTGGTCAACAACGCGGGCGGCACGTTCGCCTCACCGCTGCTCGAGACCAGCGAGAACGGCTGGGACGCACTCTACAAAGCCAACCTTCGGCACGTCATGCTGTGCACACAACGGGTCGCCCAGCACATGGTGGCCGCAGGCGTCGGCGGCAGCGTGATCAGCGTGACGTCCATCGAAGGAGTGCGGGCCGCGCCCGGGTACGCCGCGTACGCCGCGGCCAAGGCCGGCGTCATCAACTACACGCAGACCGCCGCGTTCGAGTTGGCGCCGCACGGGATCCGGGTCAACGCGCTGGCGCCCGATGTCATCGTCACCGAGGGTCTCATGGCGCTGTCACCGGCCGGCCTGCCCGCGGGCATCGGCGACGCGATTCCGATGGGCCGCCCCGGAACCGTCGACGAGATGGCTGGCGCCGCAGTTTTTCTCGCCTCGGACCTGGCGAGCTACATCACCGGGCAGACGCTGCACGTCGACGGCGGTACGCATTCCGCGGGTGGCTGGTACCGGCACCCCGGCACGGGTGCCGCCACCCTGGGCCCGGGTTAG